One part of the Ictidomys tridecemlineatus isolate mIctTri1 chromosome 13, mIctTri1.hap1, whole genome shotgun sequence genome encodes these proteins:
- the LOC120886266 gene encoding uncharacterized protein LOC120886266, translated as MSAFLFKQTETADADCACGARTFGRGTSRPRARARAHAGASQGGAGPGLAGLGGAGGGVRLGLQRAGGRGPLAAGRSRPLPRPGRPWGATEGYGAAEEVRAEDLWLLLFADLAAAPARLPVCCSGSVELRLERKGAGYPSYPYHGDKVLWRG; from the exons ATGTCCGCCTTCCTGTTCAAACAAACGGAGACCGCCGACGCAGACTGCGCATGCGGGGCGCGGACGTTCGGAAGGGGAACCAGCCGGCcccgcgcgcgcgcgcgcgcgcacgctgGCGCCTCTCAAGGCGGGGCCGGGCCGGGTCTCGCCGGGCTAGGCGGGGCGGGAGGCGGGGTGCGCCTCGGGCTTCAGCGGGCAGGCGGGCGGGGACCGCTGGCGGCGGGGAGGAGCCGGCCGCTGCCGCGCCCGGGCCGGCCCTGGGGAGCCACGGAAGGCTACGGAGCAGCTGAGGAGGTCCGGGCCGAGGACCTTTGGCTGCTTCTGTTCGCCGACCTGGCAGCTGCCCCAGCTCGGCTTCCTGTGTGCTGCAGCGGGTCGGTAGAACTCAGACTGGAAAGAAAGGGTGCTGGTTACCCTTCTTATCCTTATCATGGCGATAAGGTTCTGTGGAGAGG GTGA